The nucleotide sequence TTTTTAAAAACATCAATTCGTCATATAATAAATTGCTGGCTGCTGTATTTTTTTCGGACTCCACTGTTTGATTGATGACATGTATGGCAATCGGGAGCAAAATTACTCCACCCATGAAAAACGCAGCTAGTGATAGCAACATTTCACTGAGAAAAAATCCCTCATTCCTCCGAAACATAGAACCTGCCCTTTCCAATCTGAATCATCATCTTGTATCTCTTTGATCCTGTACTTACATAAATAGACCCGAAGCTATCAATATTCCCATCAGGCATGTAGCGGAACAATAACTTCATAGTCCCTTGTTCCACATTGATTTCAGGTGAGTAATTTCTTTTGGCCAAATATGGCGCAGCATAATCCGTTCCTCGGATATAGTAATAATTATTTTCTGGCATGATATGGACAGTAATTGTCTCTTGATGGGAAATCGCATATTGCTGGCTGTATAGCAGGTCGGATTTAAATTGTGAAAAGAAAAGATCCTTTTCAAGCATGTCTTTTTGGGGTGAAAACAGAAATGCAGATGTGAGGGTAAGCATAAAGAAGGCTGAAAGCACGATCAGCATTTCGACCATAGTAAAACCGCCAGAGTGGTTCATTGGCCTGTAGATGTAGTCGATTTCTTTTGCACTGAACCTTGTACAGTAATCTCGATCTGGGTTCCGTCTGGACAAGCGGCATCTGCACTTTTTAAGTATCCATCACTATGAAGCTGTGCGAATGTAGGAGTTGCTTTTTTATCAATTTTGTATGCCTGAACCTGTGCCTCGACCATTTTCATATAAGCCTCGCAGCCCTTCGTATTGATATTTGAACTATGTGAAGAGATATTGGGGACGGTAATGATAAGAAGAACGGAGATAACGAGCAAAACAATCATCATTTCTATCAAAGTAAAACCCTTTTGATTTTTCATCATGTATTCTCCTTTATTTTTTCGCATAAAAAATGTTAGATTCCTTTCATCATTTGGAACATCGGCAACAATATGGCGAGATACAGTGAAACGACAAGCAGGCCAATGAAGCTGTACAAAATGGGCTGCACCGTCTTCATCGCTTTTTCCATTTTGTCTTCTAGTTCCTTTAGGCAGTGCCTGCTATAAAAATAAAGCTCCTGGTCCAGCTTGCCATTCTTTTGCCCATGCCTGATGATCCTCGGCAGCTCTTCTTCAAAAAACGGATACTCTCCAACTGCCCTGTCAAAATCATGGCCAGCAGCCAATTTCGAAATCATGTCCTTTCCTATCTCCCTTGAAAAAGGTTCATGTAGATTTTGCTCAAACACCTTCAATGCAGCAAGCACAGAAAGGCCCCCAGAAAACAAATAGCTTAACTGAACCGAAAAATAGTGTGAGTAAAGAAGCCTGATAAATTTGCCGGCAATCGGCAGCTTCACAAGCCTTACTTTTTGTTTTAGCGGGTGAAGCTTCTTAAAGCTGATCACGTAG is from Mesobacillus boroniphilus and encodes:
- the comGC gene encoding competence type IV pilus major pilin ComGC, which encodes MKNQKGFTLIEMMIVLLVISVLLIITVPNISSHSSNINTKGCEAYMKMVEAQVQAYKIDKKATPTFAQLHSDGYLKSADAACPDGTQIEITVQGSVQKKSTTSTGQ
- the comGD gene encoding competence type IV pilus minor pilin ComGD; protein product: MVEMLIVLSAFFMLTLTSAFLFSPQKDMLEKDLFFSQFKSDLLYSQQYAISHQETITVHIMPENNYYYIRGTDYAAPYLAKRNYSPEINVEQGTMKLLFRYMPDGNIDSFGSIYVSTGSKRYKMMIQIGKGRFYVSEE